A stretch of DNA from Bradyrhizobium algeriense:
CTGCTGCTACCCGCGCGCCAGCGGCCAATGAAATCACCGCCCATGTCCATGTTTCCGAAGGCTAGCCTGACGGGAAGGGTCGTGCGAGCGAACAACACGATGCGTATGGCGAAATCGTGGGGTCATAGTGGCGGCCCGGTGCCGGCGCCACATGGGCGACAATCCTGCGCATCGCGCCGACGAGGGGGGCGAGAAAGCGGTCCCTACGCGGCTTCTTCTTGACAAACTGTATCCAGTTAGATACATTTGGCCATGAACACGCTCATTCGGTCATCCGTCTTTTCCGATTGGCTGAATAGCTTGAAAGATCAGAAGGCCAAGGCGCGGATACTGCACCGGTTGTCGCAAGCCTCCCTGGGCAATTTCGGGGATTGCGAGCCGGTAGGCGAAGGCGTCTCGGAAATGCGTATCCACCATGGTCCGGGATTCCGTGTCTATTTCGTGCGTGATGGTGCCGCCGTCTATGTGCTGCTTTGCGGTGGCGACAAGTCCAGCCAGCGCCGCGATATCGCCAAGGCAAAGCGCATGGCGAGGGAATTGAAGGAGAGCGGGCGATGAAGAAGGCCAAAGCCAAGGGAAACGTAAAGGAAAACGTCAAGGCAAACGCGAACGCAAAGGTCACTTACGCGCCATTCGAGGTCGCTGACTATCTCGATAGTGAGGAAGCGATTGCGGAATATCTTTCGCTCGCAGCCCGCGACGAAAACCCCGGCGTATTGCTCAAGGCGCTTGGTGACGTGGCCAAGGCGCGCGGCATGGCCGAGGTCGCGAAGGCGTCCGGTCTCGGCCGCGAAAGCCTCTACAAGACGCTGGCACCGGGTGCCAAGCCGCGTTTCGAAACGATTGCCACCATCATGCGGGCGCTGAATGTCGGGTTTTCAATCGAAAGCAGGTTGCCAGTGCGAGCGAAGAAGGCCCGCAAGTTGAAAGCGGCGTAGGTGGCCAGCGAGGCTGCGAAACCCACTCACTTCATCTCCCCCAGCAGCTTCCGCGTTTCACCCAACAAAGCCCGAATCTGCCTTCGCTCGGCGATCGCATCCCTGGTGAACAGGCCGTGCTTGCGCGCGTTCTGGTTTGCTCTTGGCGCGCCGGACCCCTGTGCTCCGCCATGCATGCGGCAGCGCTTCCTGCCGTGCACCGCCGGCGAACGGCACGCGCCACTGGCGCGGGTTTTGGCGCCACAACGCGGGCTCGCCAGCATCGGGCCGGTGTTTTTGATGTGATCGCTCACGCCTGTGCTTACCGCTTGGCGTCAGCGGAATCGCGCCTTCGCCTGGAGCCCGAGCCCTTCGGCGCCTTCCGCGCTTCGGATGCCGGGTCCTTGTCCGATACGATCACGCGCGCATGCTGCGTGACGTTGCCGACAATGGCCTTGCCGCCATCGCCCACCGACACGTTCTGCACGGTGATGGCAGGCTCGCCATGGCTCCGGTAGCGGTTGAGCGCCTCGATCTGGGCGGGAAACGTGCGGGCGAGCCTGCCCAATGCGCGGGCGGCGCTGTCGTGCTGGGCGAGATCGTCCGCATTCGCAAGGTGATGGGCACATCGCATCGCCATCACATGAACGGAAACCATCTGCGCCACCAGCATGGCTTCGATGGAATCCCGGGGCTTGATGCTCTTCACCATCGAAATCATGAAGGAGAGGTTGACCTCGTCAGGACTCTCGCCGCTCACGCTGGCCTTTACCAATTGCCTGATAATGCCATGCATCGCTTCGCGATCGGCAACCCCCAGGGTGTCAGCCATCAGCCGTTCGCCGAGCTCCTGATCGGGATGGTCGATGGCGAAGCCGTGCGACTGAAGCTTTATTCGCGGGGCTGCGGCAGCTTTGGTCTGGTCAGTTGCGGCGATCGCCGCTGGCATCGCGAGGTCCGGAGCGGTGTTCATGTCGAGATTCCTTGAGGAATGCGCGCGGGGCAAGCGCGCGGTTCGGCCACGCGCAGGCGATCGTTCGCCGCGGTGATCCCTGCAGTTTCAATGGTGGGTGAGGATTTGAGCCGCAATCGCACCGACCAGCCCGCTATTGCGGAGCGACGGGGATTTCAGAGGTTGCGGGATGATGAAGGAATGCCGCTGATTTGCCCGACGTGTCAAGTTGCTTCTTCGAATGACGGCGGCCGGCTGCTACT
This window harbors:
- a CDS encoding type II toxin-antitoxin system RelE/ParE family toxin: MNTLIRSSVFSDWLNSLKDQKAKARILHRLSQASLGNFGDCEPVGEGVSEMRIHHGPGFRVYFVRDGAAVYVLLCGGDKSSQRRDIAKAKRMARELKESGR
- a CDS encoding HGGxSTG domain-containing protein produces the protein MLASPRCGAKTRASGACRSPAVHGRKRCRMHGGAQGSGAPRANQNARKHGLFTRDAIAERRQIRALLGETRKLLGEMK
- a CDS encoding addiction module antidote protein; translation: MKKAKAKGNVKENVKANANAKVTYAPFEVADYLDSEEAIAEYLSLAARDENPGVLLKALGDVAKARGMAEVAKASGLGRESLYKTLAPGAKPRFETIATIMRALNVGFSIESRLPVRAKKARKLKAA